In Piliocolobus tephrosceles isolate RC106 chromosome 4, ASM277652v3, whole genome shotgun sequence, the following are encoded in one genomic region:
- the CCNO gene encoding cyclin-O, translating to MVTPCPTSPSSPAARAGRRDNDQNLRAPVKKSRRPRLQRKQPLQPLDPCPLPGDSGICDLFESPSSGSDGTDSPSAARGGSPLPGPAQPLAQLDLQTFRDYGQSCYAFRKAQESHFHPREALARQPQVTAESRCKLLSWLIPVHRQFGLSFESLCLTVNTLDRFLTTTPVAADCFQLLGVTSLLIACKQVEVHPPRVKQLLALCCGAFSRQQLCNLECIVLHKLHFRLGAPTISFFLEHFTQARVEAGQAEVSEALEAQALARGVAELSLADYAFTSYSPSLLAICCLALADRMLRVPRPVDLRLGDHPEVALEDCLGKLQLLVAINSTSLTHMLPVQICEKCSLPPSSK from the exons ATGGTGACCCCCTGTCCCACCAGCCCCTCAAGCCCCGCCGCCCGGGCGGGGAGGCGGGACAACGACCAGAACCTCCGCGCCCCTGTGAAGAAGAGCAGGCGTCCGCGCCTCCAGAGGAAGCAGCCGCTGCAGCCCCTGGACCCGTGCCCGCTCCCAGGAGACTCCGGCATTTGCGACCTGTTCGAGTCCCCCAGCTCCGGCTCAGACGGCACAGACAGCCCCTCTGCGGCGCGGGGCGGTAGCCCCCTGCCCGGCCCGGCCCAGCCTTTGGCGCAGCTAGATCTACAGACCTTCCGCGACTACGGCCAGAGCTGCTACGCCTTCCGCAAGGCGCAGGAGAGCCACTTCCACCCGCGGGAGGCGCTGGCGCGGCAGCCACAA GTGACGGCGGAATCCCGCTGTAAGCTGCTCAGCTGGCTGATCCCGGTGCACCGCCAATTCGGCCTCTCCTTCGAGTCGCTGTGCCTGACGGTGAACACTCTGGACCGCTTCCTCACCACCACGCCGGTGGCTGCAGACTGCTTCCAGCTGCTCGGGGTCACCTCCTTGCTCATCGCTTGCAAACAG GTGGAGGTGCACCCGCCGCGCGTGAAGCAGCTTCTGGCCCTGTGCTGCGGCGCCTTCTCCCGGCAGCAGCTCTGCAACCTAGAGTGCATCGTGCTGCACAagctgcacttcagactgggtgcGCCCACCATTAGCTTCTTCCTGGAGCATTTCACGCAGGCTCGCGTGGAGGCGGGGCAGGCTGAGGTCTCCGAAGCTCTGGAAGCGCAAGCCCTGGCGCGGGGGGTGGCAGAGCTGAGTCTGGCCGACTATGCCTTCACCAGCTACTCCCCTTCCCTCTTGGCGATCTGCTGCCTGGCGCTGGCGGACCGCATGCTGCGGGTCCCGCGGCCCGTGGACTTGCGCCTGGGAGACCACCCGGAGGTGGCGCTGGAGGACTGCCTGGGCAAGTTGCAGCTGCTGGTGGCCATAAACAGTACTTCCTTGACTCACATGCTGCCCGTTCAGATCTGCGAGAAGTGCAGCCTGCCCCCGAGCTCGAAATAA
- the MCIDAS gene encoding multicilin yields the protein MQACGGGAAGRRAFDNICPNRMLALPGRALLCKPGKPERKFAPPRKFFPGCTGGSPVSVYEDPPEAQPTALPALTTIDLQDLADCSSLLGSDAPPGGDLAASQNHSLQTEVDFDLQDFRDTVDDLIADSSSMMSPTLARGDFPFSPCDMSPFGPCLSPPLDPRALQSPPLRPPDVPPPEQYWKEVADQNQRALGDALVENNQLHVTLTQKQEEIASLKERNVQLKELASRTRHLASVLDKLMITQSRDCGAAAEPFLLKAKAKRSLEELVSAAGQDCAEVDAILREISERCDEALQSRDHKRPRLQPEPANTDTRPGNLHGTFRGLHTDCSRSALNLSHSELEEGGSFSTPIRSHSTIRTLAFPQGNAFTIRTANGGYKFRWVPS from the exons ATGCAGGCGTGCGGAGGCGGCGCGGCCGGCCGCCGGGCCTTTGACAACATCTGTCCCAACAGGATGCTGGCACTGCCGGGCCGGGCGCTGCTCTGCAAGCCGGGGAAGCCGGAGAGGAAG TTCGCTCCTCCGCGGAAGTTCTTCCCCGGATGCACAGGCGGGAGCCCGGTGTCAGTGTACGAGGATCCCCCGGAGGCTCAGCCCACCGCGCTGCCAG CTCTCACCACCATAGACCTGCAGGACCTCGCTGACTGCTCTTCGCTACTCGGGTCCGACGCGCCGCCTGGTGGTGACCTGGCCGCCTCGCAG AACCATTCCCTCCAAACTGAAGTGGACTTCGATCTGCAGGATTTCAGAGACACGGTGGATGATCTCATTGCAG ACTCATCCTCTATGATGTCGCCTACCCTGGCCAGAGGAGACTTCCCCTTCTCTCCTTGCGACATGTCGCCATTCGGGCCGTGCCTCTCGCCGCCACTGGACCCACGGGCTCTGCAGTCACCACCGCTGCGCCCTCCAGACGTGCCTCCGCCTGAGCAGTACTGGAAGGAGGTGGCGGACCAGAACCAGAGAGCGTTGGGAGACGCGCTCGTTGAAAATAATCAA CTGCACGTGACGCTGACCCAGAAACAGGAGGAGATCGCCTCGCTCAAGGAGCGGAACGTGCAGCTGAAGGAACTTGCCAGCCGAACCCGGCACCTGGCCTCGGTGCTGGAT AAGCTGATGATCACACAGTCCCGGGATTGTGGGGCGGCGGCCGAGCCCTTCCTGCTCAAGGCAAAGGCCAAAAGGAGCCTGGAGGAGTTGGTCAGCGCTGCGGGGCAGGATTGCGCGGAAGTGGACGCCATCCTGAGGGAGATTTCCGAGCGCTGCGATGAAGCCCTGCAGAGCCGCGATCACAAGCGGCCCCGACTGCAGCCAGAGCCCGCGAACACGGACACCAGGCCTGGGAACCTGCACGGCACCTTCCGGGGGCTGCACACCGACTGCAGCAGGAGCGCGTTGAACCTGAGCCACAGTGAGCTGGAGGAGGGCGGCTCCTTCAGCACCCCCATCCGCAGCCACAGCACCATCCGAACCCTCGCCTTCCCCCAGGGCAATGCCTTCACCATCAGAACAGCCAATGGGGGTTACAAGTTCCGCTGGGTCCCCAGTTGA